TTACCGCATATTCATCCTCTGCCCTCCTTGTCaactccttctcatccacATGGAACTTGAGTTTATGCTTCAGCCATCCAATGTCATCATCCACGTCTAtacctccttcctcttccgccaTTGCAGCTCCTATTCCCGCGCCCTCCTTCGtttcgccttcttcaatcCCTTCCgcctgctcttcctctggtTCGTCTCCAGCCTGCATGACTCGCGAGCTGAACTTCCTCATCTCAACGAGAacgtcctcctcttcgtctcTTCTACTTCTCTTGTTCCCAGCCTTCATCGCCGCTCGTCCTCGATTAGACGCGTACTTAGCGAGCTCCTGCTCAAGGTAGGAAGGGCCTTTGCGTCGTGCACGGGTGGAAGAGTCAGAGTCAGAGTCCGAAAGAGAACCACTACGCTTTTTGAGACGACGGAGGTCCTCTTCCATACGTTTAATTTCAGCTTGACGAGCAGCGCTGACTATCGTTAGCCATAACCTTGTCGCGAAATAGTCCCCAACCTACCTGCCGCCAgttttctccttctcatgCTTCGCCCGGATGTTCTTCAGATCCACAACCTATTTACCACGAGGTCAGTCAGTCTTCTTTTGTAAAAACTCGTTACacaccttcttctcctctctcgcTTCGCTTTCTCTCGATTGGCCCAAGTCCTTCAAAGACGGAGGGATATTAACAAAAGTTTCGGTCATTTTTAATGTCCTGGGTTCTGAGTGTTGAGCTTCTGAAGGATCAACCACTGGGTGTAACCATCAGTTATCTCATTCGTCAGGTACATATGGTCATGGGATCCCCCAACTCACAGTCTTGTCTGGTCATCGACTTTTTCTTGATAGTCACCGCTTCTTCAGGGATCTCCTCCGAGTCTCCGAATGACAATAAACCTGTATTCCTACAGTGATATTTGTCAGCGGTGTCCCTAGATGGCACCCAGATGACCCACTTCTTAGCCTTGGCGCGCCTTTCTCGCTGTTCCATGTCCTTTTTTGCTTCTACCTTGGCCTTTTGCtgagccttcttctcttctgctGTGATACGAGGTACAATGTCATCGAAAGGGTTTTCAATAATGTGAATTCGTCGAATCTTTGGTGGGCTATGAAATAATTAGGAACATTCAGAGTATAGTGAGCACAATTTACATGAGGGgtttctcttctttgttcGTATCAAGATTCCCAATATTCAAAACGTCTACTATGGTCAGTTTTAACTCTTAAGGTCTAGACAAGAGACATACTAAAGATGGTGTTTCCAACAACCTTTCCAAACATAGTATGTTTGTTTGTGAGTTCTGGTGCAGCATCAAGTGTAATAAAGAATTGGGAAGTATTGGAGTTCCGACTTCCATTATTTGCCATTCCCAGTAATCCTCGGCTAGATTCCTGACATCAGATCCTAAGCTTCTTATGTATTGTCGAGGCGTACCGGTTGAATTTCAGTCGTCCATGGATCTCATCTTGGAAAGGCTCTCCGTAGAAACTCTCGCCACCCATTCCTGTTCCAGTGGGGTCTCCAGACTGTATTATAAACCCAGGGACAACGCGATGAAATATGACACCGTCGTAATAGCCTGTCTCCTGTCAGTAAAGGAAATGTTATCAAGTTCAGTCCAAAGTACCTTCCATGGTGAGTGCCAGGAAATTCCGAACAGCTTTTGGACATTCTTTACCCCATAGCTCGACCTGTAGATAATGAATAACAATCAGCATTCTGGTTATAGATTTTGTTTGAAAATGTAAACAAACCTCGATTTCACCGGCGGTCGTATCTATGATGACCTTGGCATTTGTTGCAGGCTATGGATGGTTAGATTGTACACATGACGCGAGGGGATATGGCCTTACTTCGGTAGCATATCTAGCAGTCGTGAGCACAATCCAATAACTGCGGGCAACAACTCACAAGTTACTCATCTTGCTTCGTTGTCAATGTAAAGAATGATCTGACCTGCATCGATGTTTCGTAGTTCGTTTTGTATAATCAGGACGGAGAGTGCTGTAGGGGAAGGCTCAAGGGTTAACACTTAAAGTGATGACGCCATGAGCTATTGACTCGCCACGTCGGTGTTTCGGTGATATGACGCGCCTCTCTCGTTGGGCGGCTGGCATGTCCTCACGTCGATGCGCGCAGCCACCGTAAACAGTATGTCTTTTAACCTCAGTCCCTCAAATCCCAACCGCTTCATTAACAATGTCGCAAGGTCTCACACGTAGACGAGCAGGAGTATCGCCATCAGTAGGaacatcttcttccggCCAGGTTGATTCTCCCACTTTCCCATCGGGATCAACAATCCCGCGACCGGGCTCGTCAGCCGACAACGCTGCTTCCGGCGCGTACGAAGGCAGAGCAAAAATAGCGTATGATCCCAGAGACTTCGAGAACAGTAATGAGAAGGGAACAGTTCCAAGATTAACGTTGATGGAGGAAGTATTATTATTGGGGCTGAAAGACAAGGCGGTGAGTCTAAGTGGCATTGCATGTTTGTGAAATTCAACGATATGCTGGTGGGCCAAACGATGAGGACAGAATGGAACAAGCAGGCcaagggaaaaggagaagctaCTTGAGAGATGTACGACCTGCGAATGTATGTTGACTTAGTATTACAGGGATATCTATCATTTTGGAACGACAACATATCATACGCTCTTCGAGGCTGTATCCTCATTGAGCTTGCTCTGCGCGGACGTATTGCAATGGTCAGGGACCCAGCGCGTCGGCGATTAGCGTTATCCGACAGGCTGATTGAGGTGATTGACGATCGACAAACGGGAGAGACTATTTTGGACGAAGCACTGAAGATGATCAAGTCGAGTGAGAAGTATGGCGCGGGAGCTTGGGTGGATCTTATGAGTGGTGAGTATGCCACTTATATTTACGAATCAAGAATTCGTATCTGATTCGTCCTTGACAGGCGAAACTTGGAATGTTATGAAAATTGGCTATCAACTCAAACAGGTCCGAGAACGCCTCGCCAAAGGCTTGGTGGACAAGGGGGTCCTTCGGACCGAGAAACGGAATTTTTTACTGTTCGATATGGCTACTCATCCTATTGCCGATATGAATGCGAAGGACGATGTGATGCGAAGGGTGCTTTCGCTTTTGACTGCACGTACTGCGGCTATTCCTCCGCAGGCATTGCACAAAGAAGGTGTCAAGTATAGGCATATGCGGGCAGTTGTATTAGTCTGTGCTGGTAAGTGTGGAATTTACCCATCTGGCCAGGAATAACCGGAATATATAGCCTACGCGTCAAGCGTTCTTGAAAACGCTCTCCAGCGCCTGTCCTATGACTCACGCGAAGCCGCCTTTGCTCGTTGCGATGACATCCTCGCTGAGTTCTGCACTTGGCCCTTCGGACAGAGTACTGGCTCGTCTTCCGGACCCGTTGCAATCGGTTCCGCCAGCGCTCGTCGGCGGGAAGGTGGCTCCGGTGGAGCAGGCAGGGAAAGCGTGCAGGAACTTGTGAGAGaggtgaggaaggaaatgaACTCAACAGCGAGCGGTGCGGGAGCCGGCGGTGGACAAGAAGACCAGGAAGAGTTATGCTTCGAGGTGATTGCAACAGTTTTGGAGATCTTTGGGCGTATGGATAGCTTGGTGGGTGGTGTTTATTTTCATTTTCATGGTCACTGTAATACTCATCGTCGGATCTCAGCTTTAACAAACATGGATCTTGCAAAGAGACTTCTGTTACCCCATAACCTTTCGTCGCATCAATATGGAGACTACTTCCTACGTAAAATTCAACGTGCCCACCGGCCTCGTCATTGCTTGGCGGTTGGCCCAGTGTCCGACACACTTGCTTGTCTTTGTCGTAGAAACAGCCAACCTTCGCTTTTGATCATATACAAACCTGTTGTCCCCAGAGTTGGGTTTTATATGTTATTCACGCTTATGAAATACCAATCTTGACCACTGGCCATCCCCGTTCCTTCGTCTAAACTGATGACCGTGTAAAGCTTCCGTTCTTAAAGTTAAAGCGGGCTGATAGCCACATAGTACCAGATAACAATCACGTAATGATCCGGCTTGACGGTCAACGGAGGCCTCGTAAATACTGGATGATGCTGTACGCGGACATGTATACCAGCAGTTAGcttggatgaagatgaaaaagtGATAATTACGTTCAGTAACGTATCCAGCGATCCACTGTCGACTGAAGCATCTAAGGAGCAAAGGATATGATTATCTAATGTTGGCCTTCTCATATTTTGTTCCGCATGTAATGCATCAGCACCACCTTGCATCTCGTCTGCTGGAACAAGAAACAAGGTTGGGACGGAAGTGTGGGGAGTTTCGGCAGCATCAGAAGATATCCCTATTTATATCCGTACGTAGCTTATTCATCGGTACCACATGCACAAAAAGCACGAAGCACTCAAACCTTTCGCATCGCATCACATTTTGAAAGTGAGAAGCAATAAGCAATGGAATTACTTTCCCTAATAGTAGTCGATGTCCAACCAAATTGATAGCAATTCGGAAATTACTCATATCGCTGTGATGGTACAACGTGCAAAATTACAACTACCGTGAAACAAGTTATTCGTAAAACCAGTATTGTATGTAAGACGAAGCTCTCGAGAATACTTCGTACAGTACTGTTCTTCGACCTTTGACAGCGATTGATATGGTCTTCTTCGtttctcctcttcggcACATTTGGGCTTGGTCACTGATCATCAATGTGTTCGCAGTCCAAAAACCCCACGTGCCGAAGCTAAAGATCAAAAAATACCTGCTTCACAGATTCTAATGTTCTACACTTTCCGAAGGCTATAGGAACAAAAGCTTTCTCTTCAACTCTATACCGGGATAATCATCCACCGACGACCGTGAACAACCACGGACTAACTACGTATCACCAAGACAACCTCATATTATAATCCAGCTATTAGATACTGCTGCAGACCGACAGTAGTAGTAGAAAGCAGGACAAATGAGAATCACGACCAAACACCAAAACGACAGGTTTGATGGTGGATTACAATTTATATTTGCAACGACTTCATCATTCTGGCGCCGAGATGACGGCCTATACTCTTTCTATATGTTGCCTTTGTTTTATTCAACGACTCAGTTGACTAACGACGCCGCTTGTGCCTCACGCAACCAGATCACACTGCCTGTGCCGGTATTATTGCAGGCATTCAGAGATCAAAATACAATTCATTTGCACACTGTGAAGCGCCATCACGATACAGCATATGCAGAGGGTGCTAGAAAACCTTTGCTGTGCTAATTTGATTTTGCCTTCAAGCTCGTTTATGTACGTAACGAATGAAATAATATCTTATTTTATCTTCAGTTATCCTTTAAAAACCAGATCCATATTAGAAAATAAAGTTTGGCCAATGCCCCGAAAGTGGTCCGTTCGGAATAAGTGTACATCATATTTATTTAATGTACACATTTGAGGGAGGGGAGGTGGGCCGATGGCGATGTCTGAAGACAGGGAAATTAACCGTGGCGTGGCGCCGTGCATCGGGCGAACCTGATAGGCTAGCCGTATATAAGATCAACAAAAGCCAAATACTACAGATGAAATTATATCACTGTGCATCAGATCCACATCGATCATCCTACTATATTATTCGGAGAGCAGAAGAGAGTGTGCTGAAAAATGGTTGTAACGGCGCTGAAAGAGTTTTGCCCATCGGGTGTTGCAGTGATGAACACAAACGGAAGGCACAGTAGAGTGCTGACTTTCGGATCCATTTTTTGCCTCAGATCATTACTTTGTTTGGAACTGCACCGTACATCGCAGATTGTAGATCCTGAAGATTCCTGTCCTGATAACAGATCCTTCTTGATCGTTGTACGCTCTTCATTAAACTCGACGGTATTTCGTAATAGATTTCAAACGGCAGAAGATAATCATGATTCCTAAGCTACACATGTATGTCGTCGTGCGTTGGGAGGGGTTGCAGGGGAGGGCTTGATGAAACGTGCAACCGCTGTAGGGCCTAGCAGTTGATAAAAGGGAGACTGTTGCGAGGGATTACCACCGATCCAGGAAAGCAAGCGAAAAGGATTAAAAATGAAATTTCTCGCTTGGGCCAGACTTCGTTGacgaggagaaggacggaGGTGGAAAACAGAGTGAAACTACCGATGTATTTGGGGCAGTATAACTGGCATGTTCAACCTTCTTCCATGACGTTCGGCAATGAGGGGAGCAAGAAATACTAAATAGTAGGGGGTACTGCAATGCTACTGGCTCCATTCACATTGTGAATGTAAAAGGTTAGGCCGGATAATGAACAGTACTCATAAGGGCACTCACTGCTGAACCAACCTGCTTCTTACATGCAAATAAATCAAGTTTCCTACAAATGACTTGAATACCGCCATCACAGACGTCCACAATAACTTGTATATCTAGGGGGCTATCCGTTGAAACTGATTCCGTATTCCAAGGATTATGTTGGAAGACTGATGCATATTCTGCTATGGATCAATATTATATATCGTGTATTATGTTCCGTGTGCCAATATAATATACTTCTTTAAATGTGGATAAGTCCGTGATACAACAAAGTCTACAGTGATGAAAACAAAAGAAAATAAGTGGACAGTCCACTGCCCCTGTTACGCTTATAAGGCCTGATTCTGATGATAAAGAGGAGGGGAGTAGTAATCTTCCCCAATGCCATGTCCCAAGTACATATCCCTATTTTCCGCAAGCCCCAAACCTGACAAAGgctccttcatcatcataaCCGCAGAGCCACTAATCATGGGTGACTGCCCGTCCTTGTCAGCCGGTACCGACTGAGTCGTGCAGTTAGTTGGCTGGGTATGCGCATACgggaagaaaagggtgGGAATCACATgcggagaaggaaatgTCATAGAAGTCGGAGTTGGAGGAGTTGATGTTTGATGTAAAGTTGGCAATGTGCCTGGGCAGGCAGCTGTCTGTACAAAAGAAGGTGAAAGAGGGACCGAAGACACAGGTGGGAGGTACAATGGAGTTGATAATCCTGGTGTCAACCACGTCCCAGGAACATGCTCATCatcagatgatgaagttCGCGTTAGGGCAACAAACGATGACATGGACGAAGAGGTAGGAGATGGTGTGTCAAGCACTTTGAGAGGTTGGACTTGGTGCTGGTCAAATTGAGCACTTTGCTGACTCGACATGGGGGCTTGAACGAGAGGCTCTTCAAAATGTGAAGAATAAGGAGGAACAGTGCTGACAAGAGAGGGTTGATTAGGGGGAGCAAAATGATAGTTCGGCTGAGAATAAATCCACTGAGGAGGATCGTATGCTAAAGGGACTCCCATAGGCATAGCTTCACCGGGCATAGATGAAGACCTTTTGCGAACATAGGGTGCTGAGCGAACAGACGGTCCATAAAGAGGTTCATGATAAGTCGGTCTAGAGACGAGGTAAGGTGACGATGTGGTggcaggaggaagaagttgatTAGCTATTTTGGATGCCTTGGCAAAtgccttcttttcccttgtAGTGCGGTTGTCTTCTTCCGGAACAGGGGCATAGTCACACTCGCGTTTGGAACGTTGACAGTTTCGACAAGGAGAACCTCCACAGCATCGAATTTTTCTAAAGGGATGCTTGTCAGCACATTTCCGACAGTGAACCCAATTCTGCTTACCTGCGTCGACAGTACAAGCATGCCATTGAGA
The DNA window shown above is from Cryptococcus decagattii chromosome 9, complete sequence and carries:
- a CDS encoding peptidyl-prolyl isomerase CWC27, which codes for MSNLYATEPATNAKVIIDTTAGEIEVELWGKECPKAVRNFLALTMEGYYDGVIFHRVVPGFIIQSGDPTGTGMGGESFYGEPFQDEIHGRLKFNRRGLLGMANNGSRNSNTSQFFITLDAAPELTNKHTMFGKVVGNTIFNVLNIGNLDTNKEEKPLIPPKIRRIHIIENPFDDIVPRITAEEKKAQQKAKVEAKKDMEQRERRAKAKKNTGLLSFGDSEEIPEEAVTIKKKSMTRQDLVDPSEAQHSEPRTLKMTETFVNIPPSLKDLGQSRESEAREEKKVVDLKNIRAKHEKEKTGGSAARQAEIKRMEEDLRRLKKRSGSLSDSDSDSSTRARRKGPSYLEQELAKYASNRGRAAMKAGNKRSRRDEEEDVLVEMRKFSSRVMQAGDEPEEEQAEGIEEGETKEGAGIGAAMAEEEGGIDVDDDIGWLKHKLKFHVDEKELTRRAEDEYAVIDPRAKARDLQEKPDKKKWKGNPNRRTGRDVSRNR